From Chaetodon trifascialis isolate fChaTrf1 chromosome 24, fChaTrf1.hap1, whole genome shotgun sequence:
GAGGAAGAGCAAACAGAGATACGCATAAACACACAGGTGTaaaaagagagcagcagaggagtctgGGTACTATAAGATCTGTAAGAGTGCTGCATTAATAAAAGTAGAGCCTGTTTGGATTCACAACTTTTTGACgttcaaataaaaaagaaatactaaTGGAGGCAGATCACAAAGCCACAGTGACACCACACATGAATGACTGAAGGGAAGCGGGGTGTTTTTGACTGTTAAAGACAGATCAGCAGCACATGACTCACCAGCAGAGTGTGCAGCCCTCCAGCCATCGTCTTCGCCGTCTGCTCAGCCTGCGTGCTGTCGGACAGCTTCTTCAGGTAGTCTTTGACAGCCTGCTCATCTGGATAGGGTGAACTCTTCGCCCCCGAAGCAGCACCGGCTTTGGACTGGGCCGAGGGGTCAGAGTCTGAGGCTGGCAGTGCTCCGTTAGCCAAGACCGACTCCTCTTTCACCAAGTCCTGATGGTGAGTGGGGTCAGAGGAGGGGTCAGCACCTTTAGCAGGTGCCAGGGACTCTGAGGTGGAGGTCTGGGAGGGGAGGACTGGCTCGGATGGGGATGTTTTGAGCCCTGGTGTGGGAGCAGGCGCCTCCAGCAAGGCCCCATCCTCAGTGAGCTCCACACCGAGGGGGCAGTAGTGACCGTCAGAGATGATGACGTGGTCCTCTTTGTCTGTCATGGTGTACAGCAGCTGGTTACACTGTCTGCATTTGTCCACAGGGGCCCGGTGCATGTCCTGAGGGCCCAGGCAGCGCACCAGAGCCAGGCTGTGCGAAGCGCCACAGGCCACCTGCAACACATACCTGCCTGCCAAATGCTCAACTCTCTGTGGTTTCCAGACAGGAAAGACGGTGGCGTTGAGGCCCAGCTGGGACCCACTGCCCCACGCCCATACCTCTCGCTGGGCCGACAGCGCCAGGGTGTGCCGCTCCCCACAGGCCAGCTCCAGCACGGGGACCGTCTGAGGCGGGCTGGTGTCGGAGTCCACCACAGCAACCGGAGTCGGGTTGGGGACTGTGCTGAGGCCTGACAAGCCGCACTGGCCAGCGCCGTTGTCCCCCCACATGTGGACGCCACCATCCTCTGTCACCGCCCCGCTGTGGAAGCTTCCAGCTGCAACAGCGACCACCCGCTGGCCGCTGAGCGCGCTCTCCAGGGTGGGTTTCTCCGGCTCGGGCACTTGACTCTGCTTCCACGCCAACTCCCCAAAACTGTACACCTGCCCACCTAAATCAGGAGCAGCAACAGCACAATAACCAAGAGGAACACGGCAGGTTTTCTCATCTAGTCACTCATCGCTGATAAAAGTTTAAAGAAGTCTTACCTTCCACCAGCAGGACACCATGCCGGCTGCCCAGGGCGACCTGAAGGACAGGCCGGGGGAGGAGCAGCCTTTCTGGTGTGACACTGCAAGAGTAGCCCTTCCAGGTGTGGAGCAGGCCTCGCTCTCCACCGCCGTCGTCCCCAGAGCTGAGAGACGGATCAGTTAGAAACATATCGCAGCACTTCAGTCGCATCAGTTCACAGAGGGCTGTGTTGTCAAGCACCACACTTGCCCTTTAACATTCTACATTTAAAAGGCACATATGCATCCTGGGCGGCTTCTAACACGCTCTTCAAACAAGAAGAACTGTAAAATGACTGGATTTCAAAAAGAGAAGTGTGTGGCTGACAATGGCCTCCAGCATTTAGCCTGAGCCGCTGTTTCATCCCACGTCCTGCGCAGCATTACATGCGAACAACAGATATTTTGTGGGTGAAAGCAGAAGTGAGCACAACTCCATCCGTGGGCGATGTCACATGGTGATCACATCACAGCTGTGggcacagagcagcagttgAGCAGAATAATCCTATTTTGCAGGACTTTTTTGTGGATGGACCTACCTCTTCCTCTGGGTTTCCATCTGtagggtttatttctccatcaGCATGTCAGActcagggctgctgctgctgctactgctgtcATTCCTGAATACAGACCtgcaagtcaaacaaaacacgCCTAATTAGCTGAGAGCTGCCAAACAAATGACCAGAAGTATGTGAGCCTGACTGTCAACTTGAGTTTTAGGGGAAAACCAATCAAGAAATCCTTGCAACAAGGAAGACCagatgaaaactgaaatgaaaacagttatAGTTTCCCTTCCATGACTTTTAAATCTTTACTTCTGTCTTTGGTAGGCGACCTAACAAAGCCGATTTTCTCACAAACATGAGCATTCATTACCTGCCACCTCAGGCAGGtgtttccatctgtttctgGCTGGTAGCTACCGTGTTAACGTTAATCttgctagctaacattagctaagcAGTCCTGCTAACTATCTAACCCGCTAGCCCTAAGCACAGGTGACTCTTCCTTATTTTCGTGgataaaaaaaactcttttttcTTACCAGCTGGCTTGACACAACACTCCCTGAGGTGCTCACTGAGACAGGGAAGCAAACTACACATCCACTGACTTGTTTGGCAGCTAACCGCTGCTGGTTGTTGCTCATCTGGTGTTGACACAGAGAGGCGCTGCTCACGACGAAGATCGTCTCCGTACGAGAGGGCTTACTCTGCAGCGAGACCGAGCGACAACCATGCGGACGCAGTACCACCTGGTGGCGAAAGTGGTGTAGTACACTCCCAAACATCAACGCTGCAATAAGCACGTTACACGAGGAGTGTCAACGCTATCTGCTTCTAAAGAAACAAGGAAGCACCTGTAAATTGACCTGTCAGCTgggaattgaattgaactgactGATCGATTAGATGTTGTGACCATTGATGTCCTCTGCTGACAAACAGAATTTGCAGAAAATGttcagatgataaaaaaaaatgttggataGTAagttacatttttcacatgctGAGTCAAAATGGTTCGATTAAGATGAAATAATAACATGGTGAGTCAAAACTTTGACTTTCTGTCAAACTGAGATGATTAGGCGATTATAAAGCACAATTATAAGATGCAAATTCAGAATCATGAGGAAGTAAATAAGAATTATGAGCTTTTGATTGAAGTTGCTCCACTTCTCCTTGACTGGTGTCATTTCCACACACTGAGCATGGCGGACCAAATCAAAGTCAACGCTTTAATCTGCTGATTTGACCACTTTGCATGTCTGACTGAAATGATGTATTCAAACCAAAGACACCACTTCATACAAAATCAAGAAAAAGAGTCTGAGGTCGGACTGAAGCTGAGAGATTATTGACCTTGGTGGAGTGATCTTGGGAAAAgagctgagaaagagagagaaattggGTGTTTTTTGAACTTCCCTTTTGGTCCTTTATACATGAATCTATCTTTGAATATAGCTTTGTATTTATCTTCAGTAATTTTGTTGAGTTGATTTTAAAAGACTTAATGCCAGAAAACCAATTAAATGCCATTTTTAATTACAGTGCCCTTTGAGAATGAcctttatatattttttctctcaTATCTGCAGTACTTTTCCAAAAATTTCCAGCCTCCACAGATGTGCTTTCTGACACAATCAGACTTTACAGTCAGCGGCAGGAAAtgatttcagcaccatggagagctGCAGCCTGGTGTCCagggaaaaacaacacatttagaTATGAATGTATGATGTGATGAGAATATCATTTAAAGCAAGTGGAACGGATCGTATGATAAGCACTGGAGGAAAGACGGCTGGTAATTCTCATGGAGATCTTAATGGCAAAACCGACACATAAAATCTCTCAAGGATAATAATTATACATTCCAAGTATTTATTATGAAATAGCCTGAAAAGTCATACAAGCTGGATTAAATCACATTGTTATGTAGAGTGCTCATTAGTAAATCAATAGGATGTTTCATCAGTCAGCACATGACAGCCTGCAAAGACTGAATTATGTAACAGCTTCagaaattaattattaattacaTCGTTAGGTAGCAGTGTGTTATATTACTATCGTATTACTAGTACATTttctcaagtactgcacttaagtgcgtttttgaggtacttttacaTCTTGATCGCAATGAGTAACTTCCTTTAAGATATTTTAATTAAGTTAAAGTGGCAACAGTGTGAAAATGCAAGTAAAGGTTAGACAAATAAGTCCTGCGTTCAAAATCTTACTTTAGTGAAAGTACAAGTTTTAGCATTAAACGTACCCGTTATATAGAATGATCCATTTCAcaatcatttgtgtttttataactgtgcattaatgtgcagctggtaaaggtaGGACTAAATGTTACCACATAAAAATAGACTATTTTTCTATGCTACATAACACAATTTATTATCtaatttatattttgtattaataatctTCATCTGCTTGTAattctgtcaaataaatgcagttagTGGAGTAAAATCGagattttcagtgcaggactaATGTAGTATTTTTACGTTGTGGTACTGCTATGTTTATCCTACGTACAGACATGAATACATCCTAAGGTGAGCGGCAGCCCAGCCCCTGAAGGAGCATCACTGGATCAGCTCGTGATGCTGGCTGTGGGGATGTGACTGGGATCCATCCAGCTGCTTGAGGACGAGCAGCACAGCTGGATGGAGATGAACGATGGAGGAAACAAAGGCTGAACGCCTCTAAGACGAGCTGAGCTTCACGTGAACACACCTGCAGTCCGTTTGTGTGGCTTgagatggagcagagaggagatttAAGCTGGACTTCAGtactttgctgctgctggatccTCATCAGCTTCGGTGAGTGAAGCGAcgtgttttcatgtgaaatgaCACTGATCTGCTTTTCTATCCTCCTGTGAGCACTGATGGGACTTTAAACTGGATCTTTAGAGACTGTGTGCTCAGAATAATGAGAATAAAAACAACTCCTTCAACAATTtatattcttatttttctttaaagtcattgaagagaaatatttgatgttttcttaATATTTCTCGAAGGTACGTACATAAGTTTTTAAGTCTCCCGTTGCAATAATGGTGTAATATTACTCCAAAAATGTACAATATTCTTGCCCCAAGACGTATAAAATCAGACAACTTTTAACATGCTGCTCATCCTGGATGGTGCTCTTACATTTTCAGCTATTTGTTTTGCGGTCACTTTTTGACTTTATGATATTTAATAGTAGTTGTATCTCCTGTGGGATCACATGGGAATATTTGTGGTACCTAAAACAAGCATAAATAATGTGAGTGCGTTTTAATCACTAATTAAAATGTCATGCATTGTGGCATAGAGAGGGAAACATGGAGAcggagcagcagcaacaggatgaagaaaaagaacattttatcaGGAAATCAGGAccctttttctctttcaaccatgtaatttactgtaaataagaTACAGCACGGTATATATCATAAAACAGGGAGTTTGTGTGTGGACGTCAGTGTTGGAGAAAGTCTCAATGCTGAATCCTgggacacaaactgcagcttaaTCCTTCAACATGTTATCTGTGTCTTCTCCGCTGGCAGAACCTCACCTGAAACATCATTCTGTCGGTTATAAATAGCCAATATAATCACAAAAACTGGCTTTACGCACAGTTTGTGCTCTTGGCTCGCTGTTTCTTGCACTGGCTAATCCTAAATTGCTTGCTGGTGATGCCAGATTGCTTGCCAGAGttcaaagctgtgtgtgttttcagacacacagacggaaGGAGATGGACGGGGAAAGAAGAGCCGTGTGCGCTGTTTATTTAACCCGCAAGACAAATCAAATCGCATCCGACACAAAAGGTTGAATGCTGGGAATTAAAGAGGTTTATTCCAAGCATGAAGCCATGAATCCGCTGAGTGATGACTGCAGGAAAACTTGGCTGCGTGTTGCTTTTTTACGCCCGATTCAATTATCTTGGATGATTTTTGCTGTGTAACATAACACTAAATCAAAGCGGAGATCACAGTCTGAATCTGTGGAATTTCATGAACAATAAAGTTCAGGTAATTGCTTTTTCCTGGAGGGAGGATacagtgtttctgtcactttctcatCTGTGATGGATGAGCAGAGGTCAGGGAATGACAGGGAGAAAAGTGGAGAATAGCCCTTTAAAACTGCTGAGAGTCAAGAGGTTCAAGCTTCAGAAAGGAGACTTCATTGAATTCCTTCCACACTAAAAAACAGTGAAGTGCACGAGAATGGCTGCTTATCTTATGCTATcatttgtgttatttgtgtctgtgttgtttgtctgtcagcGCTGGCTGAAGACTGGACTCGTCTTCATACTGAGGACGAGCTCTTCAGGAGACTGTTCGGGGGCTACAGCAAGTGGACGCGTCCGGCGAGAAACACCACCGACGTGGTGATCGTCAAGTTCGGCCTCTCCATCGCACAGCTGATAGATGTggtgggaacacacacacacacacacacacggatgcagATCCAGAGAAGCTGAAATATTTTACCCACATCTAGAGAATAAAGTCATATTAGGACTTGTTGTTTCTGTCAATTTGCTGCTTTGAAACCAGGATGAGAAAAACCAGATGATGACGACCAACGTGTGGCTGAAACAGGTACGACCTGCACTGAGTGTCTGAAAGTGGTTGaaacaaccttttttttggTCTTATAACCGTCTTTTAAACTGGCAGGAATGGACTGACTACAAGCTGCAGTGGACTCCCTCCGACTTTGACAATGTGACGTCCATCAGAGTTCCCTCTGAGCTCATCTGGGTGCCCGACATCGTGCTGTACAACAAgtaaaaaccacacacacagctttctttCACACTTCTGGACAGATATTCTTCTTTATAGAAGTCTTACTTCTTCGCACCTGAAAAGCTGTGTCATTCTCCAGATGTAAAACACATCTTCATGTAAGCACAGACGAGGACGAACAATACTTTCTGCAGGTGGAGCGTGAGATTCATCTGCAGTGATCAATTACCCACTTGATGCATAACAACGTGCTCATTCGCTGAGGAGCGCGTGAGGAGGGAAGGTCACTTCTATGGAGCCAAACAGCTTGATGGTCCCGTAGCATTTCTGCATATTCCTGCATATCAATCGCTAATGCATGCAAATTATCCTGTTGAATAAATGACCCTGATTCTATTGCGGCTGCACAGCGATCTTGCATCATACAGTTTGAGTCTGGCTTCCTCCCCTCGGGGGCTGAGGAAGTATTAATTCGGAAAATTGTCTGGATGGAGATGAAATTCTCTCCTCCTTCGGCGTTTGTTTAAATGAGCTTGCATCATGAATACAGTGTCGTTAACAGCCAGTGATCAATTATTTAATATTGCCTGTGTAAATTGGGCATAGCTTGAGGTTTATTGAATCACCTTTTGAGTTGGAGACATAATGAGGTGGAAAGTTTGGAGCCTCgctgaacaaaaaacaactggAAAAATTGTCTTTTCATCCAGATTCAACCTGCCGGCGTCCATTCTCGTCTTGCCAGTTTTAGTATTCTTTTGCCTTTTCCCCCCTCGTCTCACTGCTCTGCttcttcccctcttctcctttttccaGTGCAGACGGAGAGTTCGCCGTCACCCACATGACCAAGGCCCATCTGTTTCACACGGGCCGCGTCCGCTGGGTGCCCCCCGCCATCTACAAGTCCTCCTGCTCCATCGACGTCACCTTCTTCCCCTTCGACCAGCAGAGCTGCAAGATGAAGTTCGGCTCCTGGACGTATGACCGCGCCAAGATCGACCTGGAGCCCTTCGAGAACACGGTGGACCTGAAGGTGGGAACGGGCGGATGTTTGTTCTCCTCCATCCTTTCCTTCACCTCTTGGCTCTTATTGCCTCTTTACCTCCTCACACACTCCTTTCTGAGGTTTTGTTTGGCAGAAGGAGGCCAGATGAACGCATTGATTAGCATAGCACTTAAAGTGCAGTTGAGGTTGCAGGAAACGTCATTGGTTTTACAAACAGGGTTGGACTGATGTCTGCAcaacaatccatccaatagttggtgagatatttcagtcctGCATTGTCACTCATTTCCAGGATTACTGGGAGAGCGGAGAGTGGGCAATCGTCAACGCCGTGGGCACCTACAACACCAAGAAGTATGACTGCTGCCACGAGATCTACCCCGACATCACCTACTACTTTGTCATCCGCCGCCTCCCGTTGTTCTACACCATCAACCTCATCATCCCCTGCCTCCTCATCTCCTGCCTCACCGTCCTGGTCTTCTACCTCCCGTCGGACTGTGGCGAGAAAATCACGCTGTGCATCTCCGTGCTGCTGTCGCTCACCGTCTTCCTGCTGCTCATCACGGAGATCATCCCGTCCACGTCGCTGGTCATCCCTCTGATCGGGGAGTACCTGCTCTTCACGATGATCTTCGTCACGCTGTCCATCGTCATCACCGTGTTTGTGCTGAACGTGCACCACCGGTCTTCGGTGACTCACACCATGCCTCGATGGGTTCGGAGGCTTTTCCTGTCGGCGGTGCCACGCTGGCTGTGCATGAAGCGTCCACACCACGGCGTCAGGCCTGTCAGGTGAGAGAACAAGGAAGGCCTCCATGTTTAATCAATACAAAGCTGTGCCTCAAATCAACCCTGATGACGCTCCTGAACTTTGTTTCAGGCGGCGCCACCTGACCGATAACCTCCTCCCCGTCCGGACTCCAGGCCCCTCCCACAGCACCTCCACCTGGATCACTCAGGAGTCCGCCATCGACCTCCACGAGCTGCACGGTCAGCTGATCTCTTCGCCTCGATGCCTCGGCTACGCCCTCCTCCCGCCGAGACACGCCCCACTCTGCTTGGACTGGGACACCCCTCCTGTGGAGCGTGGTTCGATCCAGAGCCCGCCGGCCTCTGTTCTGTCTCCTGCGGTGGTCTCGGCCCTGGAGGGGGTGACCTACATCGCTGAGCATCTGAGAGCAGAGGATGCAGACTTCTCAGTGCGTGCTGGCGTGATGATTCGTATCATTTTTAGTGTCTGCTGCTTTGCTGATGTGCAGACACtcactgcctcctcttcctttcgTCTTTTCTGTCCCCACAGGTGAAGGAGGACTGGAAGTATGTCGCCATGGTTGTTGACCGGATCTTCCTGTGGATGTTCATCATCGTGTGTCTGTTGGGGACAGTCGGCCTCTTCCTGCCTCCGTGGCTCTCTGGGATGTTTTAGAACAAAAGAGTGAATAAAACGATTCATCTGATGAGTCACGTGTGGaaacttgtgtttttaaatttcCAGGGGAGGAAGAGAACATTTCTGGCCTGACAGATGTGATTTCACCATTAATCATTGATTAATCTCCTTTTTGCTCGATAAATTACTCAGATGTTTAATTTATTATCCAAATTGTGGCTGAATAATCTGTCAGTCGACTAAATTTCAACACGAAAACTTCTGGATTAAAACAGTTTCTTCTCCTGAACTGCGTGCGTCTTCTGGTTTTAGCAGCACTGTTCTGTTGCACAACGGGTGAAAAACCTCATAGGAGACTTTTTTCACTGCCGAGCGAAAGAAGACAAAGGCACAAGATGTCATTTAATCCCCAAGAAGCCGAGATGATGAGAGAAAAATTGTGAGAGGGGAAAGAGTCCCTGATTGGCTAATTACTCTGAATGAAAGTTGCTGTCAATCAGAGGATGCTCAGCCTCTCTTGGACGCTCACTATCACGTCTTCTCCAGTATCATGTTGTATTCaggtcagccaatcagcacttCTCTTACAAGTCATCCAGTTAAAAGTAATTGAAGATGTCCCGTGTTCATGAGGACCGCCGTTGGTTTTATCT
This genomic window contains:
- the LOC139351984 gene encoding neuronal acetylcholine receptor subunit alpha-2-like, which encodes MEQRGDLSWTSVLCCCWILISFALAEDWTRLHTEDELFRRLFGGYSKWTRPARNTTDVVIVKFGLSIAQLIDVDEKNQMMTTNVWLKQEWTDYKLQWTPSDFDNVTSIRVPSELIWVPDIVLYNNADGEFAVTHMTKAHLFHTGRVRWVPPAIYKSSCSIDVTFFPFDQQSCKMKFGSWTYDRAKIDLEPFENTVDLKDYWESGEWAIVNAVGTYNTKKYDCCHEIYPDITYYFVIRRLPLFYTINLIIPCLLISCLTVLVFYLPSDCGEKITLCISVLLSLTVFLLLITEIIPSTSLVIPLIGEYLLFTMIFVTLSIVITVFVLNVHHRSSVTHTMPRWVRRLFLSAVPRWLCMKRPHHGVRPVRRRHLTDNLLPVRTPGPSHSTSTWITQESAIDLHELHGQLISSPRCLGYALLPPRHAPLCLDWDTPPVERGSIQSPPASVLSPAVVSALEGVTYIAEHLRAEDADFSVKEDWKYVAMVVDRIFLWMFIIVCLLGTVGLFLPPWLSGMF